A region from the Panthera uncia isolate 11264 chromosome D3 unlocalized genomic scaffold, Puncia_PCG_1.0 HiC_scaffold_8, whole genome shotgun sequence genome encodes:
- the TYMS gene encoding thymidylate synthase: MPAPGSELQRPPAQPADQKRGAEPQPQPQSQPQPPPHGELQYLGQVEHILSCGFQKDDRTGTGTLSVFGMQARYSLRDEFPLLTTKRVFWKGVLEELLWFIKGSTNAKELSSKGVKIWDANGSRNFLDSLGFSNREEGDLGPVYGFQWRHFGAEYKDKDSDYSGQGVDQLQKVIDTIKTNPNDRRIILCGWNPKDLPLMALPPCHALCQFYVVNGELSCQLYQRSGDMGLGVPFNIASYSLLTYMIAHITGLKPGDFIHTLGDAHIYLNHIEPLKMQLQREPRPFPKLRILRKVETIDDFKAEDFQIEGYNPHPTIKMEMAV; the protein is encoded by the exons ATGCccgctcccggctccgagctgcaGCGCCCGCCGGCGCAGCCCGCCGATCAGAAGCGGGGCGCCGAaccgcagccgcagccgcagtCGCAGCCGCAGCCGCCACCCCACGGGGAGCTGCAGTACCTGGGGCAGGTGGAGCACATCCTGAGCTGCGGGTTCCAGAAGGATGACCGCACCGGCACCGGCACGCTGTCGGTGTTCGGCATGCAGGCGCGCTACAGCCTGAGAG ATGAATTTCCTCTACTGACAACCAAGCGTGTATTCTGGAAGGGTGTTTTGGAGGAGTTGCTGTGGTTTATCAAG GGATCTACAAACGCTAAGGAACTGTCATCCAAGGGAGTGAAAATCTGGGATGCCAATGGGTCCCGAAACTTCTTGGACAGCCTAGGATTCTCCAACAGAGAAGAAGGGGATTTAGGCCCAGTTTATGGCTTTCAGTGGAGGCATTTTGGGGCAGAATACAAAGATAAGGAttcag ATTATTCAGGTCAAGGAGTAGACCAACTGCAAAAGGTGATTGACACAATCAAAACCAACCCCAATGACAGAAGAATCATCCTGTGTGGTTGGAATCCAAAAG ATCTTCCTCTGATGGCCCTACCTCCGTGCCATGCTCTTTGCCAGTTCTACGTGGTGAACGGTGAACTGTCCTGCCAGTTGTACCAGAGGTCAGGAGACATGGGCCTGGGTGTGCCCTTCAACATCGCCAGCTACTCCCTGCTCACCTACATGATCGCACACATCACAGGCCTGAAG CCAGGTGACTTCATACATACTTTGGGAGATGCACATATTTACCTGAATCACATTGAGCCGCTAAAAATGCAG CTCCAGCGAGAACCAAGGCCTTTCCCAAAGCTCAGAATCCTTCGAAAAGTTGAGACAATTGATGACTTCAAGGCCGAAGACTTTCAGATTGAGGGGTACAATCCTCACCCCactattaaaatggaaatggctGTTTAA